ATCCAATCCCGCCCGTCGGCGAACCCCGGAACGCCTGGCGCTCGCGGCGATCGCCACGGCGCTTCTGTGCGTGGCCGGGCCAGCCGGTGCGACCGGAAACGCTGTGCGCGGCCAGGCGCTCTACAAGGGCTGCGCAGACTGTCACTCGATCAACGAGAACGGCATCGGCCCGATGCACAAGGGCGTGGTCGGGCGCAAGGCGGGCAGCGTCGCGGGTTACGACTACTCGCCCGATCTGAAGAACTCAGGCATCGTCTGGACCGAGGAAAACCTCGACAAATGGCTGACCGGGCCCCAGGCCATGGTGCCGGAGACGAAGATGTTCTTCGACGTGCCGGACGCGCAGGATCGCGCCGATATCATCGCGTATCTGAAAGAAAAGGCGCGGTAGCCGCCGCGCCTCAATCCGTGACGATCTTGACGCGGTCACGCACCTTCACCTGCGCGGTGCGATCGAGTCCGTTCAGCACGCGGAAGCGTTCGGCCGGATGATCGACGCCGGACATGCGGTGGGACAGCGATTCCACGGTGTCGCCGGGCTGCACGGTGATGACCTTGATGCGCAGCGGACGCGCGGCCTGGATCTCCTCGAGCGTCAGGCGGCGGAACGAATTGACGGTCTCGCGCGCATTGCGCTCGCTTTCGATCGACTTCTGCCGTGTGGCGAAGATGAAGCGATAGACGTCGCTGCCGAAGCGCAGCGCGTAGACCTTGAACTGCCACTGGTCGCCCTTGGCGGTGGCGGACGCAGCGGGAAAACCGTTGATGGTGATGTCCTCGGTGGACGCCTTATCGACTCCTTCCATCCAGCCGGAATTCAGGTAGTCGCCGAGCGATTGCTCGGCCGGCACGCGCACTACGTCGAAACGCATCGCCTGCGAGCCGCCGTCGCGCACGCCGATCACCGCCTGCGCAGTGTTGTCGAGCGTAAAATTATCCGGAGCCTGGAAGGTGAAGCCGAGCTTTGGATGCAGGAAACGCCGGCCGCGGACGAAGCCCTCACTGGGGTCCTCGCCATAGACGATGTTGTCGATCGCGGCGAGATAGCTCTCGCGGTCGCGCTCGGCGCCTTCGGGCGCCGCATATTGCCGCGCGATGGTCTGCGCGTTCTGCACCCGTTCGGGCGTTGCCGGATGCGACGAGGTGAAATCCTGCGCGCGCGGATCGAGCGAGCCCTTGCCTGCCTTCAGCTCCGCATTGCGCTCCATCGCGGAAAGGAATCGGGCCGCACCATAGGGATCGAAATGGGCCCTGGCGGAGATACCGACGCCGATGCCATCAGCCTCGAACTCCTGATTGCGGGAGAAGCTCGCCATGGTGAGCTTGGTCTTGGCGAGCGCGAGCGCGGTGAGGTCGGGATCGTTGCTCATGTCGGTGACGACGCGCGTGACGATCGCGGCCTGGCGCGCCTGGTCCTCGCGCATCGCAGCGTGCTTGGACAGCACATGCGCCATTTCGTGGCTCAGCACCGAGGACAATTCGGAGGTGTCGCTGGCCAGCGCCAGCAGCCCGCGCGTGACATAGAGCTGGCCATTCGGCAGCGCGAAGGCGTTCACAGCACCGGAATTGAGAATGGTGACCTTGTAGCCCTGGTCCGGACGATCGGACGCGGCGACGAGCCGGTCGACGGTCTTGCTGACGAGCGATTCGAGCCGGGGGTCGTCATAGGTGCCGCCATAGCTCGCCAGGATACGCTCATGCTCCTTTTCGGTCGCTGGCGTCTGAGCAACCGCCGGCTTCGGCTTGGGCATCGCCACGGTCGGCGGGGCTGCCGCTGTCTGGAACCGGCCCATATCGCCGCAACCGGCGAGACCCATACCCAGCAGCAGGCAAAGCGCGGCCGGCGCAGCCCGCAGGCGGCGGCCATCACCTCGTCCGTGCCGTTCTAGCACCCCATTCACGTCGCTTAACCCGTGCCTGGCCTTGCCTAAGGCCTTACCCCTGTCAGCTCGTTTGCACCCAGCAACTCGACCTGTCCCACCCGGAGCACATCGATACGCGGCCCCGTCGTCCCCTCAACCCAGCCCCGGACACGAATACGTCTATTTTCCAGGGACTTAAGCGTAATCCCGGCGTTTTGGAACGCTGGCAGCGTACGCTTTGAAATAGTCACCGCAAAGCCGTGTGTCCAGTTCCGTCCGAAGTTGAGGTAGGTCATTGCCCCAGCTTGCCGGACCGACAGGACTTTGCCCTCGACCACCATAAAGCGCCCGATCCCGGCCAAAATATCGTCCGGACTTTCCGCGTTTTTTATGGCCGACGGGTCAGCCCAGCTGCCCCTTTTTTGGCGCCGCGCCTCGGCCTCTGACGCCATCAGGGCGGCCGCGCAGTCCTTGTCCGCAACCTCGGCCGAGACGAGGGCGTCGCCCTGGCCAAGCAGCATGGCCTGCACGGACGTCTCGCTCTCGCCGATGAACAGCAGCGCACCCTGGCGGCCGTAGCGGTCGGGCGTGTCGTCGGTACCGCGCAGGATGACGTCGCGACCGACCAGCAGCGAGGTCAGCGCCTGCCTTGTCGTTGCTGTCGCCTCGATGCCGACAAGACGCACTTCGCGGCCGTCGTCGAGACGCACGCTGCGTGCATCGACTACGCCTGCCACGCGGCCTTCGCCCTGTGCCTCGAACTGGCACGGCGTCGCAGACGCTGTACGACCCGCGATGAGAAGAAGTGCGACGATGAGGTGAATCCGTTGCGTCACGTGACCCGGAGAGGTTGCGTTATGCTCTAGCTTTACCCCAAGTGTAGCTGGTCGCGAAGACGCTTCCTCACACTCCGTCATTGCGAGGCGCGAAGCGACGAAGAATCCCTCCGCGGA
The genomic region above belongs to Bradyrhizobium sp. CCBAU 53338 and contains:
- a CDS encoding cytochrome c family protein codes for the protein MNVRSNPARRRTPERLALAAIATALLCVAGPAGATGNAVRGQALYKGCADCHSINENGIGPMHKGVVGRKAGSVAGYDYSPDLKNSGIVWTEENLDKWLTGPQAMVPETKMFFDVPDAQDRADIIAYLKEKAR
- a CDS encoding thermonuclease family protein; protein product: MTECEEASSRPATLGVKLEHNATSPGHVTQRIHLIVALLLIAGRTASATPCQFEAQGEGRVAGVVDARSVRLDDGREVRLVGIEATATTRQALTSLLVGRDVILRGTDDTPDRYGRQGALLFIGESETSVQAMLLGQGDALVSAEVADKDCAAALMASEAEARRQKRGSWADPSAIKNAESPDDILAGIGRFMVVEGKVLSVRQAGAMTYLNFGRNWTHGFAVTISKRTLPAFQNAGITLKSLENRRIRVRGWVEGTTGPRIDVLRVGQVELLGANELTGVRP
- a CDS encoding M48 family metalloprotease, which gives rise to MGRFQTAAAPPTVAMPKPKPAVAQTPATEKEHERILASYGGTYDDPRLESLVSKTVDRLVAASDRPDQGYKVTILNSGAVNAFALPNGQLYVTRGLLALASDTSELSSVLSHEMAHVLSKHAAMREDQARQAAIVTRVVTDMSNDPDLTALALAKTKLTMASFSRNQEFEADGIGVGISARAHFDPYGAARFLSAMERNAELKAGKGSLDPRAQDFTSSHPATPERVQNAQTIARQYAAPEGAERDRESYLAAIDNIVYGEDPSEGFVRGRRFLHPKLGFTFQAPDNFTLDNTAQAVIGVRDGGSQAMRFDVVRVPAEQSLGDYLNSGWMEGVDKASTEDITINGFPAASATAKGDQWQFKVYALRFGSDVYRFIFATRQKSIESERNARETVNSFRRLTLEEIQAARPLRIKVITVQPGDTVESLSHRMSGVDHPAERFRVLNGLDRTAQVKVRDRVKIVTD